TGTACACACAGTTGCAGTCCAGCAGTGCGTTTAGGAGCagtgcatctgcagcagtgcagagatAGTTTCCGCACCGAGTCTATTTTTTGCTGCACTGCATGCACGGAATTAAAGTAATGGCGCATTGTTTGCAGTAAATATGCAGACTGTTTCTGTCTATGGTAAgttttaatttagaatgtttgtgataatgtaagaaaagACGTTTAAATGTTTGGCTTtagcaacttaatatataaatctagaagtaaatgcaaaagtaaaaagcattgaataattaatgaaagaCTGTATTACAGTACTTGTGTATAAAAGGAATCACAATGTTGAAAAAGCCTTTTAAGTGACAATGTCTGTGTTACAcgattgtaaaaacaaaactacagtgcatgatcaaacatttaggagagataaatatatattttgaagaaaaaaatggccccctcaaaaaaaataaaaaagtcacctAAGAGAGGAATTAATTTTCAAAACtgaaattcaggccctgaataAATGCCTTACATTTATTATTGGATCatcactataaataattctacatgataaaaagaaggctttaaaaaGATCGGTATCTGTGATCGGATCGGCAGGTTCTGCTTTCTGTGATTGGCGATCGGTCTCAAAAGTCCTGATTGCAGCACCCCCAGTCACACCATGTggggaccaaaccaaatctccaggttctcatatgagaaccaggctgaaaaacgtatgtgcacccctgattatAACAACTAATTAACTTATAATAACCTCTCAACTTTCAGAACTGATCTCAAGTTACAAAAATCCccgttcagaaaaaaaaagatcagtgtCAGATCGTATTACCTTGCTTTGAATAACAGGGAGATTGCAGGGTTAGTTCAGCTTGTTTACTGAGAAGTTGCAAATGTCAACAAAGCTACAAACTCAAGCACAAGAGATGTGAAGTAGTTCAGCTCATTTACTTGgtattacataattatatttgAGCAATTTAATTTTAGccaaattgtgtaaaaaaaaaaaaatgaaaaaaagggaCTGCAAGATTCTCACATGTACAGATGGGGACAGAATATTAAGCGgaactagatagtaaagtttaTAGACAAACTttgaagttggcttgagaaagcctagtCTGAAAGTTTTAAAGAGTTAAGAACTTGAAGTTTGaaaccatgattagcatgttgttaatgtttttagAAAGAGTAGCATGTTACTAACATGTTGGTAGTATAATTAACAATTTAATAGCATGGTTACTATCTTGATTAGCATTTttgtagcatgttgctagcataataAGTTACTAGCACGTTtctaacatttccgtcacacacttgaggcattcagccaatcacaacacacttgatagctggccaatcagagaacacctcgcttttcagaacgatgagttttgtaaaaattaacacatttcagaaaggcgaggcaaagagaagcaacaataatgtacattatgtggaaaataatgtgttttttttttttttaccttaaaccgcataacacattgcattacaccaaatacacaacataatgttctttttagcagcgtCACATGACCCCTTTGAAACATTCCCTCTGACATCCAGGCTGTTGAACACTCGCTCACACTAATCACGGATGACGACACAGACTTTGCTATACACTCAGATGAAATGTATGTAATTTGTTGATCATTATAGGAAACTGATGCTCTAGTGCTGGGAACATATTGCACTTACTGACATCACTAATCGTACATCACTGCGAACTCTAGGCAGACATTACAGCCTTTCCAATACACTGTTTTATTACCTCCCAGCCAAAGGATCTTTTATGTCCAATTAAAGTCACACATTTTGGGGTTTCGGCTACTTTTTAGAGTGAGGAATTGGATCAAGGTATGACTTAAACCCAAGCCTCCAGTATAAGCACCATGCCTCAACATGTCTTGCATTTGGCCTAATCTTTTCAAATGTGGATTCCCGTCAGGTCTTAAAATTGTAAAACTGTGGGCAAGTTTCTTATTTTGGCTTTCGCGGTCAGTCTGTTAGCTTTTATCTGGGTCAGAATGCAAAACATCATTCCCTCTGGGATGAATCGTCGCTCTTCAAATGCTCTCCGGCGGTACTATCGGCTTCAACAGCGGGCAGTTAGATGGTTTTTCTGTTTACCAAGCAAAACAAGTGAGTCATAGACAAGGCAACAGTTTAAGACTGCACACTTCACCCAAAAGATGAGGTCACTGGGTCAAAATATCATGCCATGTGCCTGGTGCCTCTGCAAAGTGGCAGCTGGCTAATCCATGCCGGGTGCAGCCAGGCCAGCCGCATGAAACTCACCCAAGTGGCACACATTACCAACTGACTTTCAATCCCACAGTAGAACAGGCTAATACTGTTTTTCTCACCGAGATACATCAGATTACAGAAGCAAAATTGGTTCTGAGAGGCATTTCATATCGACTTTACCTATTAGGCTACATGGCTACCAAGTTCGCAGCCATAGAGGACAGTACTTTTCTTAGTATTGTAACAGAGCATCAAGTGAACATCTTACAATCAGAGGATCTTGAGGAATGTTAAAACAGAGCTTCTGAGAAGTGCAGAGAAGGTCAGGGTTTTGGGAATTGCATTTGCAGCAGCAAAATAAACACGAGCAgatgtgagggggggggggggggggggggtacccaAAGGTGTTTCCGTGTAGGTGCCTGTGATTCAGTTACCTGATTTATTTCCTGCTCCAAAAAGTCCCACGTAGTTCCATGCCAGGTGAGGGGCACCActaactgaaagaaagaaaaacagaacaaGAAAAAGCACAAAATTAGCTAATAAAGACATCTGTGAGCTCTATTTACATTAGGGACATTAAGCAGAAAAGAATGACCAATTAAaagtacttttattttgttagaaATATTacatgtactttattttaataaatattactatttattattttataaatattgatatttcatTCCATGCTAagatttctttacttttttttttttttaaacaagaagcTGGTAATGACACGGCTATAATGTAACTTCATAATTTACTGAACTTTTGCTGGAAAACAATACATAGTCCACAGTGCAAAACAATACTGACTGCTCAGTTTTAAACACTTCATGAAAATGATGTTTCTAAGACTGTCTAAGATAAGTCACTTTTACAGTTTCCACGAAACCTCGTCTCTGTAAGTAAGCTTGATAACATTGTTGTTGCAAATTCTGCTGATTTGTGACCAAGATTATGTGAAATACATCACAGAAGCATTGATGTTGAAGTTTGTAAGGAATAAAAAATGCATGAACAAGACCATGGATCAAAAATGTTCAGTATCAACcaatgttattttagcattatttatatatgttaaagtatttattaatattttgaattacttttatAATGTGCACTTTCAATTTTCATTGTAACTTTAGTTAAAGTTAAACAGATTTATGTTTTTTGTCTTTAAGTTTTTATATCAGCTTTATTCTTATAacctgaataatatatatatatatatatatatatatatatatatatatatatatatatattttttttttttttacctaacaatttcttaaagttttagttaacaataacaacactggtatACAAAGGGCTGAAGCCCTCTCACACTGGGCCTTGCTGAGCCCTATAAGTTTTTGTTGCACAGAGGAATTTTTTGGGCTCAATAAAAGCTCTATCAACAGCATgccacagaaaatagttttgactcATCCTTCAGTATGCACAAAGATACCAGAACAGGACTATTAACATAGACAGAAATCCGCACACTAGAATTATGTTAGCAAATCTAACCAGAAGTTTATCCACCTAGAACAGCAGTTCTAGGCCATTTAGGGCCATTTAGACGACTTAAACGACACATACTTTCATGTGGGAGAATTGAGTGCTTTTTTGCTGTTGATAAAACTGAACTTGTTTTTAACCCGGAACATTCCTTTGAAACCTGAGACGAAAAGCATGAAAGTGAGAGTGACTAAAAGAATGCAGGCATTAAGGACACACTGACAGAAATACTGGGGACTGTCGTTTTTATAAACTGGAGCTGGTTTATCTCACAGTCTCCTGTGTGAGATGATGAAGAAGTCTGAGTTCCTCTTGTCTCACTTTATATTGTCACTATGAATCATAAGTGAACTTGGTTTGAACACACACGCCATGCTTGTTGATCATAAACCGTATCATTATTGTGTATATTTGGGATATCGTGTACTCATGTTTCCATCCTGCATTTCGAATGCTGATGTGACAAAAAGAGCGATCAATAAGTCTCATGCATCATGCTGCAATACATCTCAAGACACTCACAACAAAACCTTGCACCCTAACAAGCTTAAAAAGCATTTGATTAAACCATTAACATTAATGCAAAACAGGACATTACACTATTGTTTCTAAAGCTATGATGCAGTTATGTCgttcaaatgcatttttatgatcAGGCGTAAAGTAAAGAGTCTGAATATGATGGGATTACCACGACAATCTAACACATCTTGGTACTGTATGATTACAGTATTCATACACTGTGGTATTTACATGGTTAGGACAATACTTTAATGTTAAAATACAGAAATCATGGTATTGCCAAAATACTACAGCAATGCCACAGTAATTTTGACCCAAAGGCAAATAACACACCTAAAACCCCCTGAATAGCATATGTTAAGAGCTGTCATAACATGCCACCCCACCTAATGACCGATGCATGCAATAAAAGAACAGACACCATGTCATAATGCATGTTTCATAAAAGTCCCACCTGCACAGCATCAGGACCACAAGCACCCTCCCCTGCCCACTGTGGCCAAGGTGACCTGTATCCCTTATAACCTTCAGTCATACGTTTGACAGCGCAGAAAAAAAGATGCGGTTTCACCCAACAAACATATGGCAGAGTAACCTGACAAGCAATCTCAGGCCATGTGCTTGCTATTCCCAACTACACAGTACAACTTCCAGCAAGCTTATAATGCGATATTAAACACCCTGGACGAATTCGCAGAAACGACTGCGCGTGCACAGCGGCTGCGTGTCGAATTAAGTCTTAAAAATAATAGGTTTAACAGTTGTCTTACTTTACAGTGCTTGATCCATCCCATCTATTGGCATTACACTGGTCTGCACTCCACTGAACGTGTCCGAAATCCAGTAAACTTCAACCGGAAGCCCGCCTGTTTTAGGACTCATCCAATAGTGGGCGAGGACTCTGAAGAATGGCGTTGTGGATAGCCTCGTTCAGACTCCCGAGACAGGGACAGACGAGGTCTGATTATAATAGACAACCAGCTAAGCCAATCAAATCGCCACTCGATGTTCTCGGTGGAATAAGTGGGCCAATTACAAAGCTCACCGGTTgaggtctatctatctatctatctatctatctgtgtgtgtgttactttaATTAATCACTAAGTTATGGGGACATGGAAAACAAATATCCTTTTGACTGAGTTTTTAGTTGAAGCACAAAAAGAGTAATCTTACTGCCTCCTGGAGGTTAATTTGTGAAATTGTCTGTTTTTCTGACAGTTGTTTCCATTGAAAGCAAAGATAAaacatacgcaaaaaaaaaaaaaaaagtacaccacATTATCATTGATCAATTATTTTATTGTGGAAACATAATAAACAACCTTTATGTGACATCAATTATAAAATCTAAGAAgtcataaataaaaaatctatttagaTTTTGAATAATCTGACTGACCCTGGAGATGTGtttcttaataaaatatattaatcaatGTTAATAGAATCATTGACATTGATTACTGAAgataaacattttacattaattcATAACTGAAACTCTATGACTCAACTTACATTCCAGTACAGTGTGAAGATCAGTGCTGAGAGGGAAatgcttttattactttttttttacttttatctaAATTTCCGTATGGATTCTCATGAGTCTCTATATAAAACTTGTACCTGAGCCTCAGTGTCTTAAACTTCCTGAGTACAACATTCACAGTGGAGAAGTTGTGATTCTTGTGAAGTTGAAACACTTGCTGGTTATTTGACATCCCCTTATCAAGAAAgatgaaattgtatttttatgtccAGACTGTAAACATTTTAGGTTAAAGGTCCATTACAGTCTCAGTGGCTTTGTGTTATCGAGTAAAATCAAGTATCACCTTCATAGAACCAGAGAAACCAGTCTAGAAGTTGTTTTCGTATGGTAAAGTGTATCAGTGCAGGAAGGCTGATCTAAGATCAGGTTCCACTGTCGACAGCAATGATCTTTACAAAACAAATCTGGCACATGCAGCATTTTGTTTCTGACACTATGTAAACCATTCCATTTCTGTTGATATGGACTTGTTATTCATAAACAAAACTGGTTCATATTTACAATGAAGTGCTCTTTAAAaacctaaataaaatactctccgAGGTACTGACCTTATATTAATACACCATCAAATATTTGGATACATTTCTGAATGATAGTTAAGTCATTAAACTATGAAATAAATCAAATGGAAGTgagaattatgcaaaaaaaaaaatatctctaattggtggtagagcattgtgttagcagcgcaaaaggttgtgggttcgattcccagggaacacatgttaggcaaaaaatgttagcctgaatgcactgtaagtcactttgaataaaagcatctgctaaatgcatacatttaatttaatttattcctgaattttcagcatcattgtcacatgatccttcagaaatcattataatatgctgatttgctgctcaagaaacatttcttactattatcaatgttgaaaacagttgtgctgtttaatgtttttgtgtaatctgtgaaacagattctttaatgaatagaaactgtaacaatgcagaattaattcatccttgctgagtattactttctttcaaaaaatttCTTACaggccccaaacatttgaatggttatATATTATTTCCtttgaaataaagtgttattttttttcaaaatgtcttactgaccccaaacgtctgaacaattttatatataaaagcagggtcctgaagcaaaaccagttgagaaccaatAATCAAATAGAATATATGTATTCACAGCccctgaatataaatataaatcacatGTCTTCTGGCCTTACCCTCAGAACAGACTGAACTGTCTGTAGTGGGTAGGTTATGGTGGTGGCAATGGCCTTGGCAATGAGTCCAATGAGAAACACCTCCAGTGAGGACAGCTATTCAAAGTCAGACAGAAATATAGTGAAAAACAGTCATGTtaggggttagttcacccaaacaatAAAAACTACACCTGATGTCAGTGACACCAAACACCATTCTTATGTGTCTTGTCAAGTGTGAATATGTGCAAGTGCACACAAGATTCACAATTATGATGGAGACCAACAATTTTGGTCAGTTCCTCACATAAAGCTATCACATCTTTAGACTTTAAATATAGTGTACAGTTCTACATAACAGAGATTACATTTACTTTTGTTACTAGGTAAAGAGCTCCCAATGCAAACATTCAtctattttgtatttctttttttttttagtttccacagaagaaagaaagtcatattagTTTGAAATGACACCCAGTGGTTTTTGGGTGAAGAAACTGGGATACTGTATGTAGATAAATTAGCACACTGAAAACCCGTTCACTCTGTTAACACAGAAGCAGCAGCACGCTGAAACCCAAACCAAAAAAAACTGATCTGCTCTAATTTAAACTTCATTGGACTGTGACATCATCCATGGCTGCCGAGGAGTTGCATAATCTTATTGCTATGGTAACAATGCACGTCTACAGTCACATGTGGGGTGGTTTACTTATACTCGCCAGACGCTTGCACAGGAATCATCATCTGCATGCTCCTCAATATCAGAAATGTTGACGACTTAATCTACTCTATTTCTTAGTTTGAAAATGAACCCCCACTTTCAAAGCTGGAGGGGCATTTTTCTATGGAACATAAAAGCGCATGCCAAACACACTCTATATTCTTGACTAACATGTTGAACTAGTCCTGGGCCACAGAGAAACCCTTGTCAAATTAAGTGAATGAATCTTTCAACAAGACCAGCCCTCGATACCTATGTTTACCTTCAAACAGAAAAACTCTTCAGTGCACAGATGAAAACAGCATATTTCTTGGAGACTCAAGAGACACAGGTGTGTTATTGCCGATTATCAGTGAACAGGTTTAAAAACTCTAAACTTCAACTGTGgtaggtttcttttttttctttctttcttttctccttGATGTTATACTTTGATAATCCAGACTGAAACTAAACTTGACACAAAGATTGAATGGGAAAATTATGACATAATGCAGTGTGAAGTTTGAAATTCTCTTCtgtttacattagaaaataacgACTCTTCGTGATAAGATGGACTGTAAGAATTCAGATGAAGAGATAGATGACTCTGAGGAAGATGAGGATGATTCTGCACTGGATTCATCAAACAGCCGTGAGTCACAATGAATTACACAAATCAATCTGTTTACAACATCTTATATCAGTAAGCCAAACTATTATAGTAACAATTCCATACAACATTTTAACTGTTAATCAGAGAAGGAAGATCAATGCCTTTTTAATTACAACAATTTCTTAATGATTACACAACAATTGGCCTTAAATCATGTCTTATTTAGACTTAAGCAGTTATTTAATTCACAGATGCAATGCATGACATATTGTATGAAAACGTTCCGAACGAAGAGGAAACCAATTTAACTGCATCATCAAATGAACATGGTGAGATAGCATCCACGTTTTTACATTCTTATAAATCTGAACTTTTTTAAcccttgtgctgtgctgaaaatcctgTAACTAATTTggtgtttaaggttaaaaaaatgaCCAGATGTTTacaaaattgcttgtaaatctctcattgttttttttttgttttttttgtctacttgtcttttaattagctcatgttttatatttatttttagatatgaTTGGTCATATGCCTCATTGATCTGAACTTATGCACTTCAGATTTTGAGAgggaaaaaacattatttgtggaTTTTGCCAATGTTCACTGAAAAGcttgtggataaaaaaaaaataaaagcaaaaaaaaaaaaaatccacccaaaaagtaaaataaattaccctaaaaaaagtaatttaacattTATCATGAAGGATCATTTTTATTGAGCATATTAAGAGTTTGTCATAATCAGTTTCATACTGAtgcttacattttaattacattttaaaaatgatggaCAGACTATGAGGATTAAACAGCTATATTAAAATATTCTCTTATGATTAAAACTTATTTCCTGATTGTGGCTGCAGGGGAATTGCGCATCATGTTACTGGGTGCGAGAGGGTCTGGAAAAAGCTCCACCGGAAACACCATCCTCAGGTGCAACACTTTTCAATCGGAAATGCAGTTGAGCAGAGTCACACAGTTCTGTGAAAGAGCGACTGGAAACATCAACGGCCGACCCGTGGCCGTAATCGACACGCCGGGACTGAACAGGATCGGCCGTACGGAGAGGGAAGTGACCCGAAACATCCTAAAGTCCATCTCTCTGTATACTCCAGGACCACACGTGTTTCTTCTGGTTATTCCTGTTGGGAACTTAACTAATGATGACAAAAGCATGCATAAACTCATCGAGAGCATGTTTGGGAAGAGTGTCTGGAAGTACACCATCATTGTGTTCACTCATGGAGATCGACTGGAGGGGAAGACGGCGAATGACGTCATCGCGTGCTCAGATAAGGAGCTCCGCAGTTTCATCCATAAGTGCAGCGGTGGGTTCCTGTTCTTCAACAACAAGGACACGACGAACTATGAGCACGTGACAGAACTCTTGAAGAAAGTCGAGACCCTCATGGCCATCAATGGAAAGGGCTGCTACAATTTGGCTTTTTACCCGGCCTCAGAGAGGAAGATCCGGAAGAAAATGGAGAAGATTTTAGAGAAAAGAAAGGAAAGCATTGCACAGAAGGAGCGAGAGCTGGTGATGGACTGCAAAACTGAGCAAGAGGTGGAGAGAAAAAAGCAGGAACTCTGGAGAATGGAAGAAGATGATGCAAGAAAAAAGGCTGAGAATCCAGCCAAGCCAAAAATAGCTATCAGTCTAGGCAAACGGCACACATCAGGCCAAAAGTCTTCCACCTAGAAACCAGTATTTGATAAAACGGGAGATTCTATATGTAATTCTTGTGTGATATATGACACATATATATTTCCTTCTACGTATAAAGTAAAAAATGGACTAGGCTACTAATGCCTTctactgatgtttttgtttttgtttttcttcattaaaataattgtttttattataggcTAATGTATGAATATGTGCCAGAACATCTACCAAATGCCCATGAGACTTTGCTTGGGGATTATTTTTGAAATCAATATGCCCAATATCATTTAGTCCACTTTAGAGGTTGTGTCTTTTCCGCAAATACTGTCATTAATGTCAACTACTAAATGAAGTCTGATCAGTTTTgttcattcaaattaaattactataatgccaaaaaataaaaataaaatgctgcatCAGATACATCTGAAAAATAGacttttacatttgaaaaatgtttcaaaaaatattatagaggAAGCCAAAAGTATTAATTTGCTTAGTTACTACATTTAATCATTGCTCAAAATATTTCCTGCTTTTAAAAATTGGGTTATtgagtttttaaatattcacacaACATAGTTTTTATATGATTGTGAGAAGTACATTTACCCTGCAGTCTGGATTAATTACAGCAAAtcaagcataaaaataaataaaaatataaactatattcAATGTGATATACATTTAAAGGTCAATATtattaagtgacaaaataatgaaaGTAAAAGGAAAAGCCTCTTCAGTTTCAGACAGGTATTATTATCTGAACTAATTTGCTCAGATAAATATTGGCTACTTATCTGCTTATTCTTACTGGATAGGGGCATGATTATAGACGTCTGAAGGAAAAATGAGTCACATATTATCTCTACATTCTCTATGATATTTAaaacacaaatggaaaaaaaatatattttatttgggaTAAAGGGTGTTAAtgcttaaaaatacattaaacagtTTCCAGAAACTATTTACAACTATGGTGTCTTTCTCCTCCCCGTTTGGTTTAGATGACTCATTTCCTTCTGTCTGACATTCTCTCTTCTTGAGGTAGATGTTTCGTACTAGAGTAACACAGTGGTTTGACTGCATGCTCTGGTTATTTCCACATCACCTGTCTCCTTCTGTCTCACCATTTCCCTCCATTGGTCAACAGAAAAATATACTGAAGTGCAAGTAAAGTATCTATTGTAATGTATCATTCATAGGGTCATGAAAAAGACACAAATGTCCTCAAAGAAGGATTCAACAGTTTGTCAAGCAGTTTTATTGAACTGTCATTTTACCAATCCCACATTCATCCAAAGTAACTCACAGTTTGATTCACTAAATGAAAATATTGAGAGTAGAAATTGCTAGCGTTGCATTAAATTAGCCACATTTTTTCTTCTATATACGGTACAAAAACattgaatgcattattaatatatatatatatatacacattaaattaaacttatgcttttatccaaagcaacttacagtgcattcaggctatcaatttttacctatcatgtgttcccaggaatcgaacccccaaccttgcacttgacaACACAATGCGCTACCacatgagctacaggaacacaatatATATGTTGCAACAGATGGCAATCAGAGATATaccattttagtattattattattattattattattatgttcttGGCTTTTGAGCTCACAGGTGTTATCTTAGTATGCACTTCCTGAAAACAAG
The sequence above is a segment of the Carassius carassius chromosome 9, fCarCar2.1, whole genome shotgun sequence genome. Coding sequences within it:
- the LOC132148534 gene encoding GTPase IMAP family member 7-like isoform X2; the protein is MDCKNSDEEIDDSEEDEDDSALDSSNSRELRIMLLGARGSGKSSTGNTILRCNTFQSEMQLSRVTQFCERATGNINGRPVAVIDTPGLNRIGRTEREVTRNILKSISLYTPGPHVFLLVIPVGNLTNDDKSMHKLIESMFGKSVWKYTIIVFTHGDRLEGKTANDVIACSDKELRSFIHKCSGGFLFFNNKDTTNYEHVTELLKKVETLMAINGKGCYNLAFYPASERKIRKKMEKILEKRKESIAQKERELVMDCKTEQEVERKKQELWRMEEDDARKKAENPAKPKIAISLGKRHTSGQKSST
- the LOC132148534 gene encoding GTPase IMAP family member 7-like isoform X1, with amino-acid sequence MDCKNSDEEIDDSEEDEDDSALDSSNSHAMHDILYENVPNEEETNLTASSNEHGELRIMLLGARGSGKSSTGNTILRCNTFQSEMQLSRVTQFCERATGNINGRPVAVIDTPGLNRIGRTEREVTRNILKSISLYTPGPHVFLLVIPVGNLTNDDKSMHKLIESMFGKSVWKYTIIVFTHGDRLEGKTANDVIACSDKELRSFIHKCSGGFLFFNNKDTTNYEHVTELLKKVETLMAINGKGCYNLAFYPASERKIRKKMEKILEKRKESIAQKERELVMDCKTEQEVERKKQELWRMEEDDARKKAENPAKPKIAISLGKRHTSGQKSST